One window from the genome of Cucumis melo cultivar AY chromosome 12, USDA_Cmelo_AY_1.0, whole genome shotgun sequence encodes:
- the LOC127144457 gene encoding uncharacterized protein LOC127144457, with the protein MSYRRPNFMETDDMFLQFEDDLDNNIAGGSSSVGDNTGSSSQQTTPTPRRRAQSRLLELERHVAINGRIPMTIAPGAEKPISPHAVRFSQAIGVCVRKTFPVRKWKL; encoded by the exons atgtcatatcgacgaccaaattttatggagacggacgatatgttcctccagtttgaggacgatttagataataacatcgcgggagggtcatcatctgtgggcgacaatacgg ggtcttcttctcaacaaacgactccgactcctaggagacgtgcgcagtctcgactcttggagttagagcgccacgttgcaataaatgggcgcattccgatgacgatcgcccctggagcggagaagcctatttctccacacgccgttcgcttcagccaggcgataggcgtgtgcgtgcgaaagacatttcccgtccgcaagtggaagctatga